A genomic region of Leptolyngbya sp. NIES-2104 contains the following coding sequences:
- the glpX gene encoding class II fructose-bisphosphatase: MENTLGLEIIEVVEQAAIASARLMGKGDKNEADRVAVEAMRERMNKIYMRGRIVIGEGERDDAPMLYIGEEVGICSQPDAATFCNVEELIEIDIAVDPCEGTNLCAYGQPGSMAVLAISEKGGLFAAPDFYMKKLAAPPAAKGKVDINKSATENLKILSECLDRSIDELVVVVMKRDRHKDLIKEIREAGARVQLISDGDVGAAINCGFAGTNIHALMGIGAAPEGVISAAALRCLGAHFQGQLIYDPEVVQTGLIGESKEANINRLKEMNITDPDKVYSAEELASGETVLFAGTGITPGNIMNGVRFFKGGARTQTLVISSQSKTARFVDTIHMFDQPKIVQLH, translated from the coding sequence GTGGAAAACACGCTTGGTTTAGAAATTATTGAAGTCGTGGAACAGGCGGCGATCGCCTCGGCGCGTCTCATGGGAAAAGGCGACAAGAATGAAGCCGATCGAGTCGCAGTAGAAGCAATGCGGGAACGCATGAACAAAATCTACATGCGCGGTCGGATCGTGATCGGAGAAGGGGAACGTGACGATGCCCCGATGCTGTACATCGGTGAAGAAGTGGGAATTTGCTCACAGCCGGATGCCGCAACTTTCTGTAACGTCGAGGAATTGATCGAAATCGACATCGCAGTTGACCCTTGTGAAGGTACGAACCTGTGCGCGTACGGTCAGCCTGGATCGATGGCAGTCTTGGCAATCTCCGAAAAAGGCGGCTTGTTCGCGGCTCCTGACTTCTATATGAAGAAACTCGCGGCTCCTCCGGCTGCAAAAGGCAAAGTCGATATTAATAAATCGGCAACCGAGAACCTGAAGATTTTATCGGAGTGCTTGGATCGCTCGATCGATGAATTGGTCGTGGTCGTGATGAAACGCGATCGACACAAGGACTTGATCAAAGAAATTCGGGAAGCAGGTGCACGAGTTCAACTGATTAGCGATGGAGATGTCGGCGCGGCGATTAACTGCGGTTTCGCTGGAACCAACATTCACGCGCTGATGGGCATCGGTGCGGCTCCTGAAGGGGTGATTTCTGCGGCGGCGCTTCGCTGTTTGGGCGCACACTTTCAGGGTCAGTTAATCTACGATCCTGAAGTGGTACAAACCGGACTCATCGGAGAAAGCAAAGAAGCGAATATCAATCGCCTCAAGGAAATGAACATCACCGATCCGGACAAGGTTTACTCTGCCGAAGAACTCGCATCCGGTGAAACCGTCTTGTTTGCAGGAACAGGAATTACTCCGGGCAACATCATGAACGGTGTCCGATTCTTCAAAGGTGGCGCGAGAACTCAAACCTTGGTTATTTCTAGCCAATCGAAGACGGCGCGATTTGTGGACACGATCCACATGTTTGATCAACCGAAGATCGTTCAATTGCACTAA